ggccgctggactttacatcccggtgcggcttggccgctggactttacatcccggtgcggcttggccgctggacttacatcgcccggtgcagctcggctgcgggacttaacaccgcccggtgcaactcggctgcgggactttacatcgcccggtgcagctcggctgcggggcttaacaccgcccggtgcagctcggctgcggggcttaacaccacccggtgcaactcggctgcgggacttaacaccgcccggtgcggctcagctgcgggacttttcaccgctggtgcggctcggctacgggacttagctgcgcaaggcttggtcgcgggcctttcatcgcccggttcggccgcgagacgtttcagcgcccggtgcggggactgtgcgggtcggtcggggacgagctgtctgtccgtgggcgtggggaagagaggggaagttttgttgcctccatcacagtgagggggtgtttggagtcactgtgatggacgtttgtgttggggttatgtgtcttgtgttctttttttttttctatgactgctatgtagtttcgttcggtacttcggtaccgcacgacaaataaagctctgttatacctgttatacctgtaagGTGCTGCTGCTCATTTGGAGCAATGATTCCAGTAGGTAAAACTGCAGATAGCAAAAATAATGGTGCACCATTGCATTTGACCCCTTAAATTCTACAATGGATGCCGAGGGCTCTTCAACCTAATCACGTTTTCCAGCTAGTGattgttattttgtttgtttgagaATCCACATGTAAGATAACTGCTCAGTTTAGTTCCTATCAGAAATTTTCATTCTTGTTTAGAATGACAATAATTAAAGTACAATTGTGCAAAGCATAATGTATCTGTAGAGTGCACCTATCCTCAAACAAATCAAAAAAATGGAATCAAAATGGCAACACGGGTAGATGGGATGAAAGTGTACTGAACACTTGCCTAAATTTGAAGGGGTATTGAGTTCAAGTTGGATTGTCATATTACAGCTGTAAAAGATAttggtggggccacatttagaAAAAAAATGCAGTTCTTATCACTCTTCTATAAGAAAGATGAGATTAGGCTAGAAAAGGTGCAAAAAAATTTCAAAAATGTTGACAGGACTGAAGACTTGAGTTATAACGAGAGAATGGGATTGTTTTTTCTTGAGTAATAAAAGCTGAGTGATGACCTCATCGAGATTAGTAAAAGTATAAGCAATGTAGGCAAGGTGGATGGTCAGTTGTCTTCCCAGTGTAATGGAGTTGAGAGGTGGAATACATAGcttgaaggggagaggggaaagattgaaaggatACCCAAGAGAGGTTTTCATATAGAATATGGTGGGGAtataaaatgagctgccagaggaagtggtagaaagtgggtacaattacaaagtTTCAAAAATACATTTAGATAAGTACAGggttaggaaaggttcagagatgAGTGTAATCCAGTCAAATGGAGCTAGCTCAGGAAGGtgtcttagttggcatggatgagtagaGCTGAAGGGCCTAGTCACTTATAGTATGACTTAAAGAGTAAACAGAAAAGATCCATTTTGTTTGGTAGAAAGGTCAGAAATTAGTGGGTGtagatttaaattattttgcataAAGTTTAGACGAATGAGAAAAAGATTTCAATTTTGgggatctggaactcactgcttgAAAGTTGAGTACAGAAATTCTAACCACGTTAAAAATTATCCTTGAATACTGGAAAATCCATATCCTACAGCACTAAGGACTAAGATCTGGGAAGTGGGATATTGGGCTGGCATGGGTGCAATGGGCCAAATGTTTCCTTCTGTGTCATTAATTTAATTTGAGTTTTTCAGTGAAACAGCATGGagacgccctttggcccaccaagcccacgctgaccatcgatctgttcacactagttcagtgttatcctactttccccacagccccacacactaggggcaaattacctACATgtacaaacccacacttctttggtACGAAGGAGGTAAACACCTTTGGATGAAATCCACCTGGTCACAaggggagcgtgcaaactctgcacagacagcactcgaggccaggattgaacccgggtctctgggttcACACAACCACACAATTTCTGTGATTCTTTTCTGATTTACTCATTCCAAATATTAACAGCCCTGCATACAAGACACCCCCACACTCAGTTTGTAGTATTTGCCAACACAGTATTAATTTGGGCATCAATGCAAATTGAGAGGAAAACCTTCATATAAATCAGGGTGTTTTTTCCTAATAAATTATGTTTAGGACAGTCTCTCAGAAAGCTTCTGTTGGATAACATGGATGCAATAATGTATCCACATAAACaatgtttgtgtccatcttaattcTGCTGCAGAGTGCCAGGCAATCTCTACTCAATCTACATGTGTGGAGAAGTTCCTCTTCTGCTGCCCATGTGTCCATCAGTACGAATGGCACTCAACACAATTTGTATAGTATGTGTTCATGTTCACTATGATGCAGGAATGTATAACTAGTTTCTCGCTATAGATCAATTAAGACTCCATGTAATGTAAGCAGAGACAACTAAAATGACCTTCCATGGCTGTTTACTGGAGAATTAAATATTTTGAGTTTGCTGGCCAATTAGTGAAGTCGTGTCTGAGCATGCTATCTAACACCCACTTTAATATGAAGGAATCTGGTTAGACTTCCTCTTAAAGTGtaagaaggacctgcagatgctggtttaaaacagcatttggtccatatccctcaacctgtcctatccatgtacctgcctaactgcttaaatggtgggatagttcctgcctcaactacctcctctggcagcttgttccatacatccaacaTTCATTCAGCTATTAATTTATTCTGATGCCAGCTCTTCATATCTAGCTGTCAGAACTAACAGAAGTTTGGAGGATGGTATAAAATGGATAGCAGTGAAATGGCTGCCAACGTGATGGATCAACTTGATTTTTTTCCCTTGTGCTCCCTTTACTGGAAAACACATCTGACTCCTGGAATAATGTGCTGTAAGTTTACCATTGCTCTAAATTGAAATTGTCCTTTCTATTTGTGATTTGTTGTCCTTTCTCCAATTATGAtaaacttaaaattaaaaaaaatacagctgTGTACATCCTTTCTACAGAATCATGCTTCCAGTCTATCCTTAATCAAAAGTCTGTCAACTCTGCACTATATAATCGTTTTTACTAACTCGCCAATTGTTGAAAAATTGTCCAATCTCCCCAAAGAGCTAGACATGTACGTtgccaatttagtttagaaatacagcatggaaacaggcccatcagcccaccgaatcaATGCTGGccattaatcacctgttcacacacgaGTTCTACACGCAAGGTGCAATTCTTGCAATTTCTGCAGCTGTCCATGTGTGTTGGGAATGATGTTCATAACCTCTAAACAGGTGGTTTTATAGGCCTATAAGCACAGTGATACGTTTCAAATTactaaaaaaaatgcagatgagaAGATAGTTGAGATTGCCGTTTCACAATAggtgaatgtcctaattcttcaCCTGGCATGAATTGGTGGAAAATGTAGCAGATGTTCAGAAATATACAATAAATAGAAACAGGAAAAAGCTCTTTTTAATAAAACAATGGTAAACCATTACAGTGGATACTTATACATTGATGTGTTATACACCAGAGTCATGCTATTCTAAACTCTTATCCTGAGTGTATAGCTAGTTTCTAGCTATAGATCAGTCAAGACAGTATAGGTATGTGTATATTTATTATGTATATATAAAATATTGCTATAATTAATTGTTTCCAAAGTAAAACACCACCAATCACTCAAACTATTAATTTGGAGCCAGATGCACAATATTTCTTTATATTTGTATCAGGCCTTTTAAAATTATCAATATTTCTAGTTAGATACTTTGCAAATCCACTTTCGGAAGTACTATTGAGTTTCTCTGTGGCAACACAGCCTGCTAGATTTCACAAAAGATTTAATTCCTGTTACCAATGAAGTCCTTAATCAACTCCTTGCCATCTTTCTCCAGGGTAGTTTACCAGCTTATAACATTGTGCCTAACTGTCCCAGTGTTTTCCCTCTGTTAAACCAAGCATCCATGTATCAATATGGCTCACCCACTTGCCTGAAAATCATCAATAACCTAAGAACACTTGAGTAGCAAAGTGATAAAATACCACAGGAATATTTTTTTTCCCTCAAACCTGTTTCATCATTCAATGAGATGATGGCTGATCTCTGATCAAACATCATATACCTATCTTTCCTTCATGTCTGCTCATACCAAAGCCAAAAGCTATCCATCACAGATTTAAAGTTTACATTTGATGTAACACAAATTGAAGAGGATCCAAATTTCAACTGGTCTCATCTGAAGaatgctctcgacctgaaacttcacctattccttttctccagagatgctgcctgacctgttgagttactccagttttttgtgtctgtctttggttcaaccagcagctgcagttgctCCCTACACACTCTATATAAAAGGGTTTTGCTACTTCacttctgatttttaaaaatatatgttcTTTTGCACTAGACCTGTCAACTAGCAGAAATAGTTAGCCACAAGGTActgttgatgctggaatcttgcttagtgctggagtaaccgagaatgctaggcagcatctctggagacatagataagcaacgtttcgggtcaggaaccctCCGAAAAATAGTTTTTGACAATccgtggaaacaaaattttggaaactTCAGTCAAATCTCACTAATTGTTCAAAATCCAGCGACTAAAAATCAGTTTGTGATCTTTACCTCATAATTTCACTGTTCGAGTCTTGTCTGACATTCTGCTAAACCTACATGTATATTTAGCAACAGTTGAACATTTCATCTGTTTGGTGATTGAGTACTTCTAGCAATCCTTTTTCCAGGTACTTTGCTTTTCGTCACATGtatgaaataaaatttaaaatatgaCAGGAGGATTGGCAAACATGATTGTATGTTCAGGTATGTTAGTCATTCAAAATATAACCCATACACAGTTGCAACAGCAAAAAGTGAAGAGTTTTTGAAAGTGGCAGTGGCATAATTGTCAGTCATTGTGTCCCACAGACAGCGACTGACAATCTGCATCCCCTGACCATTGTGCTGGCCCAATACCACATTGCATACCAGCTTATATCGAGGGGCATTGAtatccttcaccttcaacctgatGAGGTCTGTCAAACTCTGCACTAGCTGCACAGATGTCACAGGGTTGTACTTCTTGTCAGCCAGGTAGCTTGGAAGTGTGGCCTCCAAAACCTTTTGGATTTTGCAGGCATCAAACTTGCACCCTTCATCTGGCTGAGCTTTGTaagtgttttcacactttacttCTATGATAGGTTGGTACAGAGGCAATCCAGAGAAACTGACCTGACCACAGGTCATCCAACTCATGGAATGCCTTTTGCCCAGCATCACGGAGCTTCTGCGAGAGAACGGCACATTCATGGAGCTTATAATGGAGCTCCTTCGGGAAGGCATATGTGGTCTTCCATCCGTATTCTTCAGATGCGGGCGATGTTTGCCAGTGTGAATATCCATCGACTGAGAACTTCTGCGGGTGGAAATGGATCTTGCACGAGGGTGTGGTCCCAAACCATCTCCAGACAGAGCTTGATTGAACTGAGCTAATGTCTCCTGTGATAAAGGCATCTGCTTGGTTGTCATGGTGATCAGTATATTGATCTGTTTAAAGGACAAAACATAAATCAActtcatttatatatatactagaccaagtggaccgttgggcccaaaactctcctgcatgggtgcagcaccctcctccctccccctccctccctgcccccctccctccactcctccctccctccactctccacccttcccctcccctccatcccccttatcctccctccctcccaaggagatagatttaaactttaaaatgagaataactaaaaatataacactgatttcaatgaaacttcttccattagcaccaaagggacgacggtgagtaaggtgggcctaaaattgttgtgctatcgtgtactgttttggctgtagttcaggaacaaacaaacaaacaaatgagagttttagtatatagatggttccATCCATGTTGTATGTTGTACTTACTATTTTAGTTCCTCAACTTTTAATGTTATCTCCTGCAACATAGATGGGActtggatttttaaaaacaaatttctAGTGAAATTTTGGGCAATTAGATATTGATTCATTGAGatcttcagcatggaaacaggcctcccgGCCATCGAATCCACATCAACcattgattacccgttcacacgaaTTTGCGTACTATAGGTTTTTAGGCATATCTTTAAACTTTTGATTTCTATAATCATTTGGAAATAAATTAGCAATTATAATAATTTCATATTCAAATGAACCATTTATGCCCATGTTTTGACAAATCTGGGTTTCCCTGCACCCCACTAGGTTAgatctggtgagaccgcacctggagtattgtgtgcagttttggtcttctaatttgaggaaggacattattgctattgtgagaaatcagcgtaggttcaccaggttaattcccgggatggcgggactgacatatgatgaaagaatggatcgactgggcttatattcactggaatttagaaggatgagaggggatcttatagaaacatataaaattcttaagggattggacaggctagatgcaggaaaaatgttcccaatgttgggggagtccagaaccaggggtcacagtttaagaataaggggtcggccatttaggactgagatgaggaaaaaccttttaacccagagagttgtgaatctgtggaattctctgccacaggcagtgaaggccgattcactggatgtattcaagagagagttagatgtagctcttagggctaatggaatcaagggatatggggagaaagcaggaatggggtaccgattttgtatgatcagccatgatcatattgaatggcagtgctgcacCATTTTTCTTTGTCTCTATGTCACTTTATTGATCGCTGTACCCTGGCAGGTATCAACCAGCAAATTGGTCAATAATCTGTGCACAGCACTTGCATTTGGAAAGCCGAGTACAAGGTTGAtattataaaatattattttgccGACACAGAGTTTTAATGTGTAAAATAAGTTTTTTTTAGAAAGTGAATCTTTGCGAGAGGTTTTCCAGTTACCTTTGTTAAAAATTAATAATATCAAGTCCAGAATAGAACTTTATTGTCTGAAAGGAAATGAGCTTGTAAACCTCTGGCAGCAGCATTCCTGAATCATCTTTGAATTTGTACAACGGTGGCACAGAGTGAATCACCCTCTATTCGTCATTGGTTTTCCATCTTCACTTTGCATTTCTTTGTGTTAGAGGTCGTGAATTCGGGCCAGATTTTACAGCCACACACTCCCGTTTTTCTTCTTAATTGTTTCACAACTTTAAGTATTGGTTCTGACTTGCAACAATCTGACAAGAAGTCAGAATGCAGGAACCTTCTTCTCATTCAACTATAAGCAAAAAAAGAGGAGCTCGGAAATCAAAACAGCAGTACAAAGCATGCaggtggccccatagcagaagcgtccacatcgcggggctggaaactggaagtgtcctgagctaattctggtaccaccaccatctattgtacaagtgatggctcccactgattgtcaacggaagcttgtgcccttttcaggatggacgatgacagtgatgtaacatttgaagcatggatgatggacacgaaagaagaagaagcatgcaggttcccAGTAGTGGTGAGTGCAAGGTGGAGAACAATTATTGGAATCCTTTTCCTCCATAGTTTCTGAGTAGAACATGGCCCATCCTAACAATGCTCTTGCCCTgtaaccgagatcccaaatgatTTCAGAGATTCTGCTCCCATTCCCTTCAGCCACCTCTGCCCTGTGACTTCTCAAGGAAAGAACCTGCAGGCATACTGGGGCATGAGAGAAAAAAGTCAAGCAAACAAAACCGAAGAGTGAAGAAAAGGTCAGGGCTTAAGAAAGTGTTAACGTTACCTTTTTCGACAAAATGGACGTTGGTCtctagggtggcacagctggtagagcagctgtctcacagcaccagagacccgggttcgatcctgacctcgggtgctatctgtgtggagtttgcatgttcttccactgaccacacgggtttcctttgggtgctcgttaattggtctctatattgcccctagtgcgtagggagtgggtgtgacaatgggatagcatagaactagtgtgaacaggtgatcgatggtcagcatggacttggttgccttgtttccatgctctatctcaaaaataaactaaatacaTTGCCTGCTATTGCATTTAAATAAGGAAGGCAACTGGTTGGATTAGCTAATCTGAATCAGATCATGCAATGAATGTATGATTCGGAATGATTCTCTGCTCATGATTTGGCTCGGGAAATGTGGGTAATGGAGATTGCAGAGAATGAGGGTTGGAGTTGGAGTGTGGTTGGTGGGGAGCTGGTTAATCAATCGGGCTTCTTGTTCCTGATAGCTGTTATGCAACATGCTGTCATGATACAGAAGTGGTGTGAGGGTAGAATGGGGTTTAGAACCATGATTTTCCTAGGATCAAGAATATCTCTCAATATTCAGGTACAGAGAGGAAACAGCAGCTGGGACAAGACACCTATTCtttaacaatatttttttttccaaattcatTCAGAGAGAAGCACGGAGCTTAAACGTTCAATGGGAATAGTTAAAGGACTAGGTGGATTACAGGTTGCCAGCAATCCTCAGTGATGGTTGAAAacttgcagtttattttttttccattctgACATAAAATCAATCACTGCAATTTTGAAACCTCAGATTTTGTTCTGCAACTGCTTTGAACAACTGATACGTTGAGGAGAATtagtgcatcagtctgaagaagggtctcgacccaaaaagtcacccattccttctctcccgagatgctgcctgacccgctgagttactccagcattgtgtctacaaCTGACACGTTGAAGCTGGGTGAATGAGAGACCGTTGGTCCTCAATGTTCCATACCTGTATCGTTTCCCAGAGACTGAGTTGTAATTGGCTTAGTTGCACGTCCTTTCCTTTGTTCCACAAAGTTCTCATATTCCAATTGTAGGtgaaaatattacatttaataAAAATGGATTTAGTACACTTCCAGCTTAAACAATGACCTTACTAAATTATTATTAACATCAGCGGCTTTGCATTGTACACTTATCCTTGACCCAGAAGGTGAAAGGTTCCAAGCTTCCATCCATTTGGCATTGAACGAGTACTGTAATGTTGGACTTTACAACCTTTTGTGTGATTCTTTAAACTACTGTGGATCCACTCCGACTTGTTTcagaaactcaccactgctccACGAGTCTGCCTTTACAGTATGTGCTGCCCTATCAAGGTCAAGaacacaattccctccaacaaaTTTATTctaaactagacaaagtggaccctttgggcccagacctctcctgcattggtgcagcaccctgtcctccccctcccctctctcctcaacccccctctcccttctccccactccccccttccctcccctcctcccctccccttcccttccctcctcccttcccctccccttcgccccttcccctccccccacttcccttccccccactccatccccctcaaccccccttatcctccccctccctccaccccgctccctccctaggagatagatttaaactttaaaatgtgaataacttaaaaaatataacaccaatttcaatgaaactaccatttttaccattaaagtgatgacggtgagtaaggtgggcctaaaattgtcgcgccatcgtgtatcgttttggctgaagttcagtcacaaacaagataacaaacaagttttagtatatagatgatgatatGGAGGAAACTTCAAAGAGGAGCTATGAGTCAACAGTGAGTTGAGCCAGGATGTCACACATTCATAACGGCAAGAAGTAATGACAACACCACAGACTCAAGCACGGTTAGCATGATCTAACCGTCTGATAAAAAAAATTTTACAAATAGATCCTGCAATTGCTGAATGCGATAGACTCATATAAAAAGGGAAAGGTGCATGGTAGATTTGTACATGAATGTATAAGAGAGGCACGTGGTAAAATGACATCATCTTAGAACAAAAGCATGCATATCAGTTGTTGTTAATCTTCCTTAAATTATACACCCTTGATGGCTCCCGGAAATCATTATAGACGGCATTTGGCAGCTCAATAAAACTGGCTCATGGACCACCATCAATTAGCCAACACTCAATACTGCTGATTCACGTTAACTTTCAGATCTTCCCTTTCTACATTCCTTTGTAATTATGCAATAGCTGATTTATATTGTGCGTTCCTGTATTAATTGCTCTGAACAGTGCACTTCAGTGTTGAGGAGAAAAATAGTCTCCAAGTTTGTATTTTGTCAAAAGTGGGAAGACATGGGCAACTTCCAGGATTCTTTGGCagataaatatgtgtgtgtgtgtttgtgtgagattGTATTAGCAATGAGGAGAGAAGAGACTCTTGTTCTCTCTCTGCCTAAGGTGATCAATCTCTTCATGACGGGAGAAGGATAGACAGATGGGATTTTCTTCCTTCCCAGTGGCAGTTAAATTCTTGgctcgggaaggtgtgatctcgaaAAAAATGTGGAAAACTGTGGAACTGTGGAATTGTTTAAAATGCAGGGAGGAAAAGcaggcaaggagggagggggaagtggaggggaggggagtatgatatgaagttacttaaaattagagcatgagagtggcatgaacattgaattctctaatcgaGTGCCATAAAATAGGACTGGAATCAACAATCTCCTGACTCAGTGACGAGCGTGCAATCAACATGGTGGACATACCAAAGAGGTATTTTCTGTTCCATAGGGAATTTGCAGTCTGGCTCCATGCATTAAGGAAAAATCTATTCAGAAAGTTGCACAGTAGATTTGCTGTATTTGCATGTCAGCACATTTGTTTTCCAGTCGTCATGGAACACATCTTCAACTCATCACTCGGGTATTAAATTAttatgtgtaaaaaggaactgcagatgtgtaggaaggaattgcagatgctggtttcaaccgaaggcagacacaaaaagccggagtaactcagcgggtcagacagcatctctggagagaaggaataggtaacgtttcaggtcgacacccttcttcggacctgcagatggtggttcacACAGCAGATAgaggcaaaaatgctggagtaactcagcgggtcaggcagcatctctgaagaaaaggaataggtgatgttttggatcgtgaCCCTTCATCAGTAATAGAATTATGATCATGGGTTTGTTATTTGTTGTACAAACAGCCTGATTTTCATTTCCAAAATCATATGGTTTCTACACCAGCAGCTGACCTGCAACATCATCTTTACCCTTGGTTGGCATCcttacattttaaatgaacaactTCATTGGTTGTGTAATGATTTACTACTAATACCCAAACTGGTCATAAAATCAAAAAGGTTTTAGTTCGCAGAGCgctgcaaatattttttttaaacttttcattttcattttgttcTCACTAAAATTCTGGCTAGCACAGGATTGCAATaaaatttagagtcatagacttatacagcatggaaacagctcttcggcccaactcatccatggccatgccaaccaagatgccacatctatagtcccatttgcctgcatttggctcttaAGGTTCTCAACCTTTCCATTTATCTCAAACATTTTTCAAACCCAATATTTGAACAGAGTAAAGATTTAATTCACTGCAGAAAAATCTATGAGTGAACTGCTGTATTGTGGTCAACGTTGCATTTTAGTGCTCCAGGACACTAAACTGGAGCACAGTTAAGAGCTGCTTGGTTCTTTGATTATCAGTTCCCTCTGCACCTCCCACACTGGGTTAAATTAATAATCATTGCCAAGACAATCACAACATTACAGCTTTCAAAGGAAGCTGACATGTTTCAACAGGTAAAGACAATGCTTCAGTAATGTTTCAACTTGACTATTAATATAATATGCAATATATCTTTGTTCAGCAAATTCCGTATTGAATCTGCTATTAGAATTTTGGTCTGAGGTCCCACTCTAAATGATCTCAGTATTGATCTCATTGCAAATCTTGATAATAGCGAAATGGAATACTGTGAAACGGAATGTGAAAATAAAAGTGTTCGTGGGCAATAGTCTGAAAATCTGTCTTATACTTTACATGATTGTCTTCTCACTAGGGAAGGTGTAAAACACTGTAGTTACTTGTAATTACCCATTGTATGGTACAGCCCAAGATGGCTTTAATCTGCACAGGGCATCACATTCCCAAGTTACACTGCATCGGTAGAAAGATTTGTGGGAAGGAAGAGAGGACATGATATCCTTCCAAAATTGTACTCTGCAGAACCTAGCTC
The sequence above is a segment of the Rhinoraja longicauda isolate Sanriku21f chromosome 11, sRhiLon1.1, whole genome shotgun sequence genome. Coding sequences within it:
- the dynlt4 gene encoding dynein light chain Tctex-type 5-B isoform X2 — translated: MTTKQMPLSQETLAQFNQALSGDGLGPHPRARSISTRRSSQSMDIHTGKHRPHLKNTDGRPHMPSRRSSIISSMNVPFSRRSSVMLGKRHSMSWMTCGQVSFSGLPLYQPIIEVKCENTYKAQPDEGCKFDACKIQKVLEATLPSYLADKKYNPVTSVQLVQSLTDLIRLKVKDINAPRYKLVCNVVLGQHNGQGMQIVSRCLWDTMTDNYATATFKNSSLFAVATVYGLYFE
- the dynlt4 gene encoding dynein light chain Tctex-type 5-B isoform X1, which produces MINILITMTTKQMPLSQETLAQFNQALSGDGLGPHPRARSISTRRSSQSMDIHTGKHRPHLKNTDGRPHMPSRRSSIISSMNVPFSRRSSVMLGKRHSMSWMTCGQVSFSGLPLYQPIIEVKCENTYKAQPDEGCKFDACKIQKVLEATLPSYLADKKYNPVTSVQLVQSLTDLIRLKVKDINAPRYKLVCNVVLGQHNGQGMQIVSRCLWDTMTDNYATATFKNSSLFAVATVYGLYFE